CAGAGGATGGGAGGGTGGTCCTGGGGGGTGAAACCAATGTGCCAGCAGCACTTTCATGCTTTCATTCTGCACTGCCCCAGCCAGAGCTGAGAGCCACGACTAATACCTTTAGTTTAAAAGGCCAtgttttccatcccttggaACCTCAGCTGTAAGCAGGCAGGCTCTGCTCCGTGGCTCTGCCtttggcagctgcagctgagcaaaaAACGCTTTGGCAGCTCCTGAGAATGGGGTTAGGAAAATGTAGGTGGATTTGCCTGTTAAAAATACACAGTGAGAGGGAGGGGGATCCGTCAGCATCCCACCCAAAGCCTGGGATTTGGAGATCACCCTCATTGGGTGGAAAAAGGAGGcagccaaacaaaaccaaaagggaCGACTGATATTCAGGGACACTGCAGGGAGGCCCCATTTCCCTGGGGATGTTCTTTGTTCTTCAttgcccaaggaagctgtggatgccccatccctgcaggcattcaaagccaggctggatgtggctctgggcagcctgggctgttggttggtgaccctgcacatagcagggggttggaactggatgagcatcgtgggcctttgcaacccaggccattccgTGGTTCTCTAATGCAGACACTTCAGCTCCCATCGGGCACACAGTGCAGTTCTTAGGAGCTCTGAAGTCATATTAAGAATCACTCCTTAAGCTTTCCAATGTGTTTCGGTGCCTCTTTCATTTTGCTAACTCAAGGCAGGAATCTCTCCACGTGGACCCCTGGAATTCATTTGCAACTCAGCCTTGCAAGGAACCTCAGAAATACCGATCTCATTACCTGCtcacaaacacagcaaatacTGCCATTCCAACCCAGCATTTGAAGTCGAAACGAACTTAATACGCTCCATGTGTTCGAAGGAATTAAAAGACGGATCCCAAAGCTGAGTTTCCCCACATTTAAGCCGTACGGATTGATCTCTCCTCCCCCAGCCGGCGATTCCCAACCCCACGGCACAGGGATGCGGTGACCCAACAATCCCTGCATACAATGCCAAGGCTCAGCGGGACCGCTCCGCCCCTACATACAGCCCGCACCGCCCCTACAgcccgcaccgccccgcagcCCGGAGAGGCTCCGCCCGCCCCACCGCCTGCGCCTGCGCCGGGCCCGGTCGGTGTGTTGGGCCCGATGGGATGGATCGGTTCGGAGGTGCCGGGTACGAAGTGGCCGAGCTGTCCCGGCAGCAGGAGCGGCACTACCGGCTGCTGTccgagctgcaggagctggtgaAGGCGCTGCCCAGGTGCGAGGGGTGGaagggagcgggggggggggtagAGCAGGGCGGGGGGGTGCCCGTCGGCTGCAAGCTCGGACTGCAGTTCAAAGCCTGGGCCCCAACCCTGAACCCAGATCTGAACCCTGCCCCGGTTCCGAGCCCTGAGTCCAAACCCTGACCTCAGCCCCAACCTCAAACTTTACCcttgtgtccagttctgagctccaATCCCAGCTCCGCACCCAAGTTCTGAGCCCCAGACCTGACTAAGGTTCCAACCTCCAGCTCTCAACCCCAGCTCCATACCCCGACCCAAACCCCAATTCTGAACTCCAACCCTAACTCCAAACCCTGACCCTGAACCACAGTCCTGACCTCAGTTCCAAGCCCCAGCTCTGAGCCCCAATTCCCAACCCTAATTCCAACCACAACTCTGAACCCAGCTCCAAACACTGATCCAAACCCCAACTGTGAACTCCAATTCTAATCCCAGCTCCAACTGTGAATGCTGACCCCAGTTCCAAACCTTGGCCCAAATCCCAACTCTGAACTCCAACCCCAACTCCAAACCCTGACCATGAACCCCAGTTCTAAACCCCAACACTGAACTGATCCCAACTCTGAACCTCAGCTCCAAGAGTGTTGACCCCAATTCCAGTCTCTAGTACGAATCCAACCCCAATTCCAAATACTGAGCCCATTTCCAATCCCTAAAATTAATCCAACCCCAACTCTGAATGCCAGCTCCAACTTAACCAAACTCTGAccccagttccaaccccaatCTCAACTCCGACCCCCAATTCCAAGCTGTAGCCCTCAACCCAACCCTAACCCCGACCCCGCTGtgtccctgcagctcctgccagcagcgCTTGTCCTACACGACGCTGAGTGACCTGGCGCTGGCTCTGCTGGATGGGACGGTGTTTGAGATCGTGCAGGGGCTGCTGGAGATCCAGCACCTCACTGAGAAGAACCTCTACAGCCAGCGCCTCAAGCTGCATAGCGAGCATCGTGGTCAGCAGGGAAaggggttggggatgggggatatggggggcgATGGGGTGAGATGCTGGTGGTGGGGTTGCGGGACTGGTTGGGGGGGAGAGAGGTGCAATGGGTGGCTGGGTCACTGCAAAGAAGCAATGGgggggatagggatggggatggggatgggggagagGTGGTGGTGCTGTCCTGacgctgtccccatccctggtcACAGGGCTGAAGCAGGAGCTCTTCCACCGGCACAAGGaggcccagcagtgctgcaggccgCACAACCTGCCGCTGCTGCGTGCTGCCCAGCAGAGGGAGATGGAGGTAAGGGGGGAGCAGGAGGATGCAGCCACCCTCAGTGCCCTTCACACGAGCACAAAAGTTGTCCTGGGGGGTTTGGGGCCGCTTTGCTGCAAGGCAATGCTGGGTGTCCCAGTGCTGGAAGTGGCACAGAGTGAGGGACCCTTCACTCCAGCCCCTGGGAACTCCAAAGGGTGAGAGCAGAGGATGCCCAGAAGTCGTGATTTACTCAGTTACACTGATAAGGGAAGAAATAACCCGAGGTACCTCAGAGCACAGATTGATTCCTAGCGTTTCCCAAAGCATTTCTGGAAAAGGGTTTTGGTGTGAGAGGGACGTTGAGTCCCAAAGGCCTGAAGATCCTCTTATCTACACGTCAGTAGATAAGATAGAGGTGGTTTTTAGTGTAGCTGGTTATCTTAATCCGTGTAATTTCAATGGATGTGTGAAGTTACTTTAGTCCACAAACGTGTAACTGTTTAAATGTTGGCTTTCTCCTGACCTTTACCCATAATAACCACGGTGTGAGAGCCCTTTTGTTTCCACTTCCCTCGTTTTCTATTGAGATGGCTGAAGTCAGGCCGGGCCCGCATTAACCATCCCTTTTCCTCCTGTGTGTAGTGTGTCATAGCAGTAAGCAATAACCCATGCTGTCTGTTCCAAAGCATTGCCAATATCGCATTCATCCAGTAGGCTTTTTTCATGCTGGATGACAAACATAGCCCTGCGTGTGGCTTTTCTCCTTGTGTCGCATCCTGTACAACCTCTCCCCGTTTCCTTTTACTTCCCCCacacctttttgttttgcttattcCTCTGTCAGGAGGAAGTTTACTGAAGTTGCTTCTTCCCCTTTTCGATGTGCTGGTATTTCTGTTGTAGAGCACTTTAGGAATAGACAGGTCCCATCACTAAGATGAACCACTCTGTGGTTCAAGGACCAGCTCCTATGGGATCCACTGGGACCAGCCCCACAGGGAGGGGTAATGCAAGATATGGTTTGGGGATGCCCAGCTTCCAAATGGTATCTATAACCTTGAAAGTAAAGAACCCAATTGGCCTGGCAGAGCAGCTCACCAACCACCTGAGCTGAAGCAAGGCTTGTATTTAAGCCTTACTTTTCCCAGAGCCTTTGGTGCTTTTCTGTGTCTCAGAATTGAATGCCTGGCTCAATATGGCACACAGATAACAAAACCTCTCTTCTCAAACCCAAGGGTGGGAAAGTCGCTCCTTCAGCCATCGATACAGGAAGTCCCAGACCTGatgacttctctttttctgtgcagGAAGGATTATTATTGCTTTGAGTGTTTCCAGCCAAATGCTTGCCTTGGTATATAATGTTACAGAGAGGCAGCGTGGGCATGCATTTAAACTTGTGTCACTTATCTGTTAGCAGAGAGGGAGCTTTGCATTTAGGTCTGATTTGGCGTCTCCTGACTTTCCCTATGGCTTGAGAAGGAAGGCTGCCATTCATTGCCACCCAACAAGATCCTGCTGTGTTCTTAGAGCCGCCCACAGCACCTGGTTTCTGGTGTCTCTTTGAAGTAGCAGCTGATCCAGGTGGAGGGGGTGATTTACACACCGCTGCTACACTGTGTGTCTATGGCAAAGCGAGTTCCAGCTCTGCCATCCCGTGCTTAGGCAGCTTCTATTGTTCCATTTGGTTTGCTTTAAGTGATGTGGTTTTCTGCTAAGGCAAAGCAGGAGAGCCTGCGTGCTTCTGATAGGGGCTGTTTTGGCAAGTCCTCACTCGATAACATTCTGTTTGCTAgaagcagagccccagcagGCCATAGTTCCAAGCAAGGCTGCTTCTTGCCGTTgtcaacaacagaaaataagctGTGCTTCCTGTTGCAAAGTTGGGAGTGGAGGAGTTTGGCTCCTTAGTGAATCAATGGGAGCTGGGTCTGCTGTGCCGCTGCAGCGCTGTGCTCACAGGATGTGGAGGCATCTGAGCTGGCTCTGGTGTTTCTTAACGATCTGTGTCACTCCCCCAAGTCTTGCTGcagtttcagcagtgctgtgagggaTGTGTGACTTTGGGGCTACTGACTTCTTAGCTCGTGTATTGCTGGAGTACttggctgcagcctgctgctcctcaggaaaAGTCATTCAGATCACAGTCTGCTGCTCATAGTCTCTTTCCTGGCTCCAAAATGCACTAAGGCAGGTTAGTCCCAGCTGTTTCCCTGTGCTTTGTAGTGAGAGGCGGCTCACTGCAAGGCATGGCAAGCTCCCAAGGTAAGATCTGAGGCTGTGCTTGCTGCCCTCTGCTGTCCTTGGAAGAGACACAGTCATCAGAATTGGAGTGCTTTAAGGATGTAGTAGCTCTTTGGTTTTCAGTAAAAGATGTCATTGTCTTCTCAGGCTGTGGAGCAACGAATTCGAGAGGAGCAGCGAATGATGGATGAGAAAATAGTCTTGGAGCTGGACCAAAAAGTGATCGACCAGCAGAGCACCCTGGAGAAGGCTGGGGTGTCTGGCTTCTACATCACCACCAACCCACAGGTCAGTGTTGTTAGCGGTGAGGCTAAGAGCTGGAGGTGCTTTTGTGTCCAACAACCTTTTTGGTTTAAGACTGTTCTTAATGAATTCTGAATTCTGGCTTGGAAAGAGTGATTGTTGCTCCTTTGCCCCATCAGCTGATGGGCACGGTGCCTCTCAGCAGGGGAAATGCAGTCTGTGCTGCATGGCTTTGGGAGCTGAACATGAGCGAAGAACAAGCAGGTGGCAAGAGGAAGGAGGATAAGAGAGCCGTGAGCTGCTGTTGGTGGCTCTAGGAGGTGGTGATCTCAACTAAATGACAGCTGTGGAAAATGGGGTGCTTTAGAGAAGTGAAAGAGGGAATTGTATGCACCATCACAGCAGTGTGTTGCGTGTACCTCCTTGCCTTCTCCTGCAAAAGGATCAGGCACTAAATGGTACCATGGTACAAATGAGCCCTTTCTGCTTCCTGCGGAAGGGACTGGGATCTTCTTACCTTTGCATTaatgtctttcttcctttacaGGAGCTGACTTTACAGATGAACTTACTGGA
This sequence is a window from Excalfactoria chinensis isolate bCotChi1 chromosome 16, bCotChi1.hap2, whole genome shotgun sequence. Protein-coding genes within it:
- the LOC140259414 gene encoding protein DGCR6; the protein is MDRFGGAGYEVAELSRQQERHYRLLSELQELVKALPSSCQQRLSYTTLSDLALALLDGTVFEIVQGLLEIQHLTEKNLYSQRLKLHSEHRGLKQELFHRHKEAQQCCRPHNLPLLRAAQQREMEAVEQRIREEQRMMDEKIVLELDQKVIDQQSTLEKAGVSGFYITTNPQELTLQMNLLELIRKLQQKESESEKAFS